The genomic interval CACAGCTCATGACCGAAAGCATCGGACGTATCGACGACGCGATTCTTGGACGTAACAGCTACAACGAATGGTCAGCCTATTGGCCTGCTGTTACCGAAGGGCCTGACGCCGGCTTCGCTGACTTTATTAATTCCACACCAAAGCATGTGGCCAGCACATCATTGCAGACTCAAGACATTACGTGGTCCAATGCACGGCTTATCGACGATGAGCTCATCACCTACATTCGCAACCTCAAGGAACAGCCTGGACGCGATATTGCAATCCAAGGTTCGCTCTCCATAGTCCGCCAGTGCGTGGAGGCTGGCATCGTGGATGAAATCACGCTCATTATGCATCCGGTGATCGTTGGTACCGGCCCCACGCTTTTTGAAGGTCTCCCACTCACCCGGCTA from Corynebacterium ulcerans carries:
- a CDS encoding dihydrofolate reductase family protein — its product is MTRKLVTTLFYSVDGRATRPDTFQFDAFDQELAQLMTESIGRIDDAILGRNSYNEWSAYWPAVTEGPDAGFADFINSTPKHVASTSLQTQDITWSNARLIDDELITYIRNLKEQPGRDIAIQGSLSIVRQCVEAGIVDEITLIMHPVIVGTGPTLFEGLPLTRLQLISASTTSKGNVVATYGPRSEAV